The following coding sequences lie in one Alicyclobacillus curvatus genomic window:
- a CDS encoding sulfatase-like hydrolase/transferase, whose product MREKKPNILLITTDQQHANTIHALGNEAIKTPNLDQLARDGVSFTRAYTANPVCSPSRSSILTGEYPSRHKCWNIGVKLDEERTFFSDTLRHAGYKTALFGKTHFQPVLKEGSFEGPPNIFDRSFWKNWSGPYYGFETVQMLHGHSDEISSSGMHYGAWLEEQGVDPTQYFGPGGGYREGSWDLPEDLHYTRWTADQTIEYLRHRESDESFFVWCSFQDPHNAFVTPEPWASMYDPESLPEFIRKDEEMKDKTTLHRLLMEGRMSELALPITQDPNHPTDGIQCLGQTTPLIGDERAKKWLATYYGMVSLMDYHVGRIMHTLTQLGLDEDTIIIFTSDHGDYAGNHGLWLKGPLHYEDVIRVPFLVRWKGTMPSGESTDALTSLVDVAPTLLDLCKVERTPNIQGVSQARTWMDPGLHTRDWCLVENRAEPSFYVKTLVTGQYKLNYFLGRDEGELYDLQRDPYEFVNLYDDARYRDVRTEMLSKMIDIYGALEDPYPPRESFA is encoded by the coding sequence ATGAGAGAGAAGAAGCCGAACATCCTGCTCATTACAACGGATCAACAGCATGCGAACACCATTCATGCGCTAGGGAATGAAGCCATTAAGACACCAAACCTGGACCAGTTGGCTAGGGATGGGGTCAGCTTTACGCGGGCCTACACAGCGAATCCCGTGTGCTCCCCCAGCCGTTCGAGTATTTTAACGGGTGAGTATCCCTCTCGGCACAAGTGTTGGAACATTGGGGTGAAGCTTGACGAGGAGAGAACGTTCTTTAGTGATACGCTGCGCCATGCAGGGTACAAAACGGCTCTCTTTGGTAAAACCCATTTTCAGCCTGTTCTAAAAGAGGGGAGCTTTGAGGGGCCACCGAATATCTTCGATAGAAGCTTCTGGAAAAATTGGAGTGGACCCTACTACGGTTTTGAAACGGTTCAAATGTTACACGGACACTCCGATGAAATCTCGTCAAGCGGGATGCATTATGGGGCATGGCTTGAAGAACAAGGCGTCGACCCAACCCAGTATTTTGGACCGGGCGGGGGGTATCGCGAAGGCTCCTGGGACCTGCCAGAAGACTTACACTACACGCGCTGGACTGCAGACCAGACCATCGAGTATCTGCGACATCGTGAGTCAGATGAGTCGTTTTTTGTATGGTGCAGTTTTCAAGACCCGCACAATGCATTTGTAACTCCAGAGCCGTGGGCCTCGATGTACGATCCTGAATCATTACCTGAATTTATTCGAAAAGATGAAGAGATGAAAGATAAGACGACTCTTCATAGACTGCTGATGGAGGGACGAATGAGCGAGCTCGCTCTTCCGATCACACAAGACCCGAATCATCCCACCGACGGAATTCAGTGTCTTGGGCAGACTACCCCGTTGATTGGTGATGAGAGAGCGAAGAAATGGCTTGCCACATATTACGGAATGGTGAGTTTGATGGATTACCATGTTGGTCGTATCATGCACACTCTGACACAGCTTGGACTGGATGAAGATACGATTATTATCTTCACATCGGATCACGGAGACTATGCGGGAAACCACGGCCTGTGGCTGAAAGGACCGCTCCATTATGAAGATGTCATCCGGGTTCCGTTCCTCGTGCGGTGGAAGGGAACCATGCCGAGCGGTGAATCGACGGATGCCCTTACAAGTCTGGTCGATGTCGCTCCCACTCTGCTCGATTTGTGCAAAGTGGAGCGAACGCCAAATATTCAGGGTGTTAGTCAAGCGAGGACCTGGATGGACCCAGGACTTCATACTCGAGATTGGTGTCTCGTCGAAAACAGAGCCGAACCGAGTTTTTACGTCAAGACACTGGTTACCGGTCAATATAAATTAAATTACTTCCTCGGCAGAGATGAGGGGGAACTGTACGATTTGCAACGTGATCCGTATGAGTTTGTGAATCTGTACGATGATGCGCGGTATAGGGACGTGCGAACCGAGATGTTAAGCAAGATGATAGATATCTATGGAGCACTCGAAGACCCTTATCCCCCTAGGGAAAGTTTTGCCTGA
- a CDS encoding aliphatic sulfonate ABC transporter substrate-binding protein, which produces MKKTVFVSAAAVTTLLAVVGCGTSPSANTASTSNSGNGTATSSSSGSLPSVKVAYMPDIHGAAPIVIGQQEGFFKQAGIDVQPVKFTSGPPEIDAMASGQIDIAYIGPGAMFLAAKGKTNVIAIDSLNVGDMLLARPNSGINNLQDLKGKTIGVPKGTSGEMILDLALKKAGLTSSDVKIVNMDVSSAISAFVSGHIDAVALWNPYTAQIQQQVSGTKVLATDKNFMPQYSFPQMWTVNPAFEKNHPQLVQKFIDALAKSNDWRMQHIDQAVTMTAQYTNAPASALKSQAGTTQWLSSADIKKDFQDGTVDTWLGNLENLFVKTGQLSSVVPAKNFVDAQFYENINTGN; this is translated from the coding sequence ATGAAAAAAACAGTTTTTGTATCGGCAGCAGCGGTAACAACCCTGCTGGCAGTAGTGGGTTGTGGCACATCTCCGAGTGCAAACACGGCAAGTACTTCTAACAGTGGGAATGGGACCGCTACCAGCTCGTCGTCGGGCAGTCTGCCGAGCGTGAAAGTGGCTTACATGCCAGACATCCATGGTGCAGCTCCGATTGTGATTGGTCAACAAGAAGGGTTCTTTAAACAGGCGGGCATCGATGTCCAACCAGTGAAATTCACGAGCGGTCCACCTGAGATTGATGCAATGGCGTCAGGCCAAATCGACATCGCGTACATCGGGCCGGGGGCTATGTTCCTAGCAGCCAAAGGTAAGACAAATGTCATTGCCATTGACAGCCTAAACGTGGGCGACATGCTTCTTGCAAGACCGAACTCGGGTATTAACAATCTCCAAGACCTAAAGGGCAAGACCATCGGCGTTCCGAAAGGAACATCAGGAGAGATGATCCTTGACTTGGCGTTGAAAAAGGCAGGACTAACATCTTCGGATGTCAAGATTGTCAACATGGACGTGTCCAGTGCGATTTCTGCATTCGTTTCAGGCCATATTGATGCAGTTGCTCTCTGGAACCCGTACACTGCCCAGATTCAACAACAAGTGTCAGGAACGAAGGTTTTGGCAACGGACAAGAACTTTATGCCTCAGTACTCGTTTCCTCAAATGTGGACAGTGAATCCTGCGTTTGAAAAAAATCATCCACAGTTGGTACAGAAATTCATCGATGCGCTCGCTAAGTCGAACGACTGGCGTATGCAGCATATTGATCAGGCTGTGACCATGACCGCGCAGTACACGAACGCGCCTGCGTCCGCATTGAAGTCCCAGGCGGGTACGACCCAGTGGCTCAGTTCCGCAGACATCAAGAAGGACTTCCAGGACGGCACGGTTGATACGTGGTTGGGTAATCTCGAGAATTTGTTTGTAAAGACTGGACAGCTGTCCAGTGTGGTCCCTGCCAAGAACTTCGTTGATGCACAGTTCTATGAAAACATAAACACAGGCAACTAA
- a CDS encoding ABC transporter ATP-binding protein: MNHSVVSSTEDRAVRPLIEVSQVTRRFETKSGPNLVLDHINLNIYEGDFICVVGPSGCGKTTLLNILGGLDSPDSGSVTFNGHPIKGPSPERGVIFQQYALFPWKTVIENVAFGLKLQGISKRQRHERALHYLDLVGLSRFKNAYPKELSGGMKQRVAIARAYAVNPQILLMDEPFGALDAQTRGQLQEELLRTWEREKKTVFFITHDVEEAVILANRVIMMRANPGGIKEEVRVDLPYPRNQETKLHETFTQLKNRVWVQVYSHTQDSKGD; the protein is encoded by the coding sequence GTGAATCATAGCGTAGTTTCGAGTACAGAAGACAGGGCGGTGCGGCCACTGATTGAGGTTTCTCAAGTGACCAGGCGGTTTGAGACCAAGAGCGGACCGAATCTAGTTCTCGATCATATCAATTTGAACATCTACGAAGGTGACTTTATCTGTGTGGTGGGTCCTTCAGGCTGCGGGAAAACGACGCTCCTCAACATCCTCGGTGGACTGGACTCACCGGACAGTGGCTCGGTGACATTTAATGGTCATCCAATTAAGGGGCCAAGTCCGGAGCGGGGCGTCATATTCCAACAATATGCATTGTTTCCCTGGAAGACAGTGATAGAAAACGTTGCGTTCGGGTTGAAATTACAAGGGATTTCCAAAAGGCAGCGTCATGAGAGAGCACTCCATTATCTCGATCTTGTAGGCTTATCCAGATTCAAAAATGCGTACCCCAAAGAACTTTCGGGTGGAATGAAACAACGCGTGGCGATTGCTCGAGCTTACGCCGTGAATCCGCAAATCCTGCTTATGGATGAGCCGTTCGGAGCTTTGGATGCCCAGACTCGTGGGCAACTCCAGGAAGAGCTGTTAAGAACGTGGGAACGGGAAAAGAAGACTGTGTTCTTCATCACCCATGACGTAGAGGAAGCCGTCATCCTCGCCAATCGCGTCATCATGATGCGAGCAAATCCCGGCGGTATCAAAGAAGAGGTGCGTGTCGACCTACCGTATCCAAGAAATCAAGAGACAAAATTACATGAGACTTTTACCCAACTTAAGAATCGCGTTTGGGTTCAAGTATACAGTCATACACAAGATTCGAAGGGGGATTAG
- a CDS encoding ABC transporter permease, translating to MRKIYPVISIVGGLCLWWLLSLVPSLTKVLPGPPSVVSAFVTGIHQALFTDIGVSLMRVAIGFVLALVLAVPVGFLMGWYSWARGLLEPWIQFFRTIPPIALIPLVVIMLGIGESAKIFVIWAAAFLTIVISVYQGVRNVDATLLKAARVLGANDFNLFFDVVIPASFPYILVGIRLGLASAWSTLVAAELIASQHGLGSMIEQAGLYYQVSVIILGIFLIGVIGFVMDRGVLWMERRLTGWQETVR from the coding sequence GTGCGAAAAATCTATCCGGTGATTTCGATTGTTGGCGGGCTGTGTCTGTGGTGGCTTCTATCTCTGGTTCCCTCACTTACCAAGGTTCTGCCGGGTCCTCCGAGTGTCGTTTCGGCGTTTGTGACAGGGATTCATCAAGCTCTATTCACGGACATCGGCGTGAGTTTGATGAGGGTTGCAATTGGATTCGTACTGGCTCTTGTTCTCGCCGTGCCCGTCGGGTTTCTGATGGGTTGGTACAGCTGGGCGCGCGGCTTGCTTGAGCCCTGGATTCAGTTCTTTCGAACCATCCCTCCCATCGCACTGATACCCCTGGTTGTCATCATGCTTGGGATTGGAGAGTCGGCAAAGATATTCGTCATTTGGGCAGCCGCATTTTTAACGATTGTTATCAGTGTGTATCAGGGCGTTCGGAATGTCGATGCAACGCTGCTGAAGGCAGCCAGGGTCTTGGGAGCCAACGACTTTAATCTTTTTTTCGACGTGGTTATCCCGGCTTCATTTCCTTACATTCTTGTCGGAATACGCCTCGGGTTGGCGAGTGCCTGGAGCACACTGGTCGCTGCGGAGTTAATCGCCAGTCAGCACGGGCTTGGAAGCATGATTGAGCAGGCCGGGCTGTATTATCAAGTTTCCGTAATCATTCTCGGAATATTCCTGATTGGGGTCATTGGATTCGTAATGGACCGTGGAGTGCTGTGGATGGAAAGGAGGTTAACCGGGTGGCAGGAGACGGTACGGTGA
- a CDS encoding sulfatase translates to MKALYIDIDSLRPDHLRSYGYSRETAPNISRLAQEGVRFENCYVSDSPCMASRASTISGRFGIKNGIVTHGDRGEKMNLDTPTLPLLLRDSGIKTCAISTFGRHPSPWFYVGWEDFKDPAGWNFQQTPAWRVNELAVDWIEQNKDEDFLLWVQFWDVHAVYDPPKSCEEAVKDGNYPAYPTSEEIAERQGDDFWHCAPMMGIHSYEDFKEMIDLYDAEIRYVDHHIGLLLNKLESLGIMDETLIIVSADHGEELGEHGVFVEHWSTYDGTSKVPLIMRHPQTLPRGQVRKELVYQMDMSATLLEFFGVGRPLNWDSSSLLSGHARPYLVCGHGLYTAQRAVVTDEWKLIKTMNPGMWELPEYQLFDRTHDPYERHSLHETRLEVVGKLNVLLTEWEEAHQQSDDPMVVNARLGPPGIELYGQETMSAFRTGRTPMSIVKEHRKPEIHVVSR, encoded by the coding sequence ATGAAAGCGCTCTACATCGACATCGACAGCCTCAGGCCGGACCACCTTCGTTCCTATGGATACAGCCGTGAAACCGCTCCCAATATATCTCGGCTAGCGCAAGAAGGTGTGAGGTTCGAAAATTGCTATGTTTCCGACAGCCCATGTATGGCATCGAGAGCTTCTACCATCAGCGGCCGTTTCGGTATTAAAAATGGCATCGTTACTCACGGTGACCGTGGTGAGAAGATGAACTTGGACACGCCGACATTACCATTATTGCTTAGGGACAGTGGTATCAAGACGTGTGCGATTTCTACGTTTGGCCGCCATCCGTCCCCCTGGTTTTATGTCGGGTGGGAAGATTTCAAGGATCCAGCTGGTTGGAACTTTCAACAAACTCCCGCATGGCGCGTGAACGAACTCGCCGTTGACTGGATTGAGCAAAACAAAGACGAAGACTTCTTGCTTTGGGTTCAATTTTGGGATGTTCACGCAGTTTATGACCCACCGAAGAGTTGTGAGGAAGCTGTCAAAGATGGCAACTATCCTGCCTATCCTACCAGCGAGGAGATTGCCGAACGTCAAGGTGATGATTTTTGGCACTGTGCACCGATGATGGGAATTCACTCTTACGAGGATTTCAAAGAAATGATTGACCTCTACGATGCGGAAATCCGCTATGTCGATCACCACATTGGCTTGCTTCTGAACAAGCTGGAATCCCTGGGCATCATGGATGAAACACTCATCATTGTGTCAGCAGACCACGGTGAGGAACTGGGAGAGCACGGCGTCTTTGTGGAGCACTGGAGCACCTATGATGGTACCAGCAAAGTACCGCTGATTATGCGTCATCCGCAGACGTTGCCTCGTGGTCAGGTTCGCAAAGAACTGGTTTATCAGATGGACATGTCTGCAACCTTGCTCGAGTTTTTTGGAGTTGGACGGCCGCTGAACTGGGATTCCAGTTCCCTCTTGTCTGGACACGCGAGACCATATCTGGTCTGTGGGCATGGACTTTACACCGCTCAGCGAGCAGTGGTGACAGACGAGTGGAAATTGATAAAGACAATGAACCCAGGCATGTGGGAGTTACCAGAGTATCAGTTGTTCGACAGAACCCATGACCCGTACGAGCGTCATTCTCTTCACGAGACACGTTTAGAAGTCGTCGGGAAACTGAATGTACTGCTCACCGAGTGGGAGGAAGCGCATCAACAGTCCGACGATCCGATGGTTGTCAATGCGAGACTCGGTCCGCCTGGAATCGAGCTTTACGGTCAGGAAACGATGAGTGCATTCCGTACGGGGCGCACCCCAATGAGCATTGTCAAAGAGCACAGGAAACCAGAAATACATGTCGTGTCAAGGTGA
- a CDS encoding pyridoxal phosphate-dependent aminotransferase — protein MKNIASVPKLLPPQGVRVIMELAWQTPDCIHLEVGEPNFATPNHIVQAAVEAASNGSVKYTPNAGIMELRRAIASKAKRYNNMDAEAEQVCVHPGAVAGIASTFMALLNPGDEVLVPGLAWPNAEMAIRLFHGVPVHYGLLPERGFLPDVSELERLVTNRTKALLVNSPGNPTGAVFGESLVLELVEFCRKHDLWLVSDEIYEHIVFGKPHISPGRFAPERTITISGFSKAYAMTGWRLGYTVSPPEIAEAIIKLQEPIVSCTNSLAQAAGVAALTGPQDSVETMRQAYEGRRDLAVSIVRDHGLYGYTPEGAFYLMVDVSSRSRDSYAVSKDLVFAEQVAVAPGEAFGESGKGFVRVSLANSEEHIEEGLRRLCRFLGK, from the coding sequence ATGAAGAATATCGCATCTGTTCCCAAACTCCTGCCGCCCCAAGGCGTGCGGGTCATTATGGAACTCGCGTGGCAAACACCCGACTGTATTCACCTTGAGGTTGGAGAACCAAACTTTGCGACGCCGAATCACATTGTACAAGCGGCGGTTGAGGCAGCAAGTAACGGATCGGTCAAATATACACCCAATGCGGGCATCATGGAGCTTCGCCGCGCGATTGCGAGTAAAGCCAAGCGATATAACAACATGGACGCGGAAGCGGAGCAGGTTTGCGTCCATCCAGGGGCAGTGGCCGGAATTGCCAGTACGTTCATGGCACTTCTTAATCCCGGTGACGAAGTCCTCGTTCCAGGCCTCGCCTGGCCCAATGCGGAGATGGCAATTCGGTTGTTTCATGGCGTTCCGGTTCACTACGGGCTGTTGCCTGAGCGGGGGTTTCTACCGGACGTATCAGAATTGGAACGACTTGTGACGAATCGTACGAAAGCATTGCTCGTAAATTCCCCAGGCAATCCTACAGGCGCTGTGTTCGGGGAGAGTCTCGTATTGGAATTGGTTGAATTTTGCCGTAAGCACGACCTCTGGCTCGTGTCGGATGAGATTTATGAGCACATTGTGTTCGGAAAACCTCATATCAGCCCCGGGCGGTTCGCTCCGGAGAGAACCATTACCATTTCAGGATTCTCCAAAGCATACGCAATGACGGGATGGCGCCTCGGATACACCGTGTCGCCGCCTGAAATCGCTGAGGCCATCATCAAGCTCCAAGAACCTATCGTATCGTGCACCAACAGTTTGGCTCAGGCTGCTGGTGTGGCTGCTCTAACTGGACCTCAGGATTCGGTAGAAACCATGCGACAAGCTTACGAGGGCCGCCGTGACTTAGCCGTATCCATCGTGCGAGACCATGGTCTTTACGGGTACACGCCGGAGGGTGCTTTTTACCTGATGGTCGACGTATCGAGTCGGAGCCGTGATTCATATGCGGTCTCGAAGGACTTGGTGTTCGCAGAACAGGTTGCGGTTGCACCCGGTGAGGCCTTCGGGGAGAGTGGGAAAGGGTTTGTTCGCGTATCTCTCGCAAACAGCGAGGAACATATCGAAGAGGGCCTGCGAAGACTCTGCCGATTTTTAGGGAAGTAG